One part of the Mycobacterium marinum genome encodes these proteins:
- a CDS encoding class I SAM-dependent methyltransferase: MDGGTETTEEFGSRIVAAIDSAGLTILLSVGHQTGLLDVISQLPPSTSTQIAEAVGLDERYVREWLGGMTAGQVIEYDAETATYSLPEHRAAMLTRAAGPNNLARVTQFISLLGEVEQKVIACFREGGGVHYTQYPRFHTLMAEMSGEVFDSALVDVIVPLVEGLPERLQAGAEVADFGCGSGHAVNLLAQAFPKSRFTGIDFSEPAIAAASQEAKRRGLSNATFQSRDLTTLDDVGVYDVITAFDTIHDQAQPARVLENIYRALRPGGVLLMVDVKASSRLEDNVGNPMSTYLYTISMMHCMTVSLALDGVGLGTVWGSQLATKMLADAGFEDVTVAEIESDPLNNYYIARK, translated from the coding sequence ATCGACGGCGGAACCGAAACCACGGAGGAATTCGGCAGCAGAATTGTCGCGGCCATCGACAGCGCCGGTTTGACGATCTTGCTCAGTGTCGGACATCAGACCGGGCTGCTGGATGTCATTTCTCAATTGCCGCCGTCCACTAGCACCCAAATCGCCGAGGCGGTGGGCCTCGACGAGCGTTATGTGCGGGAATGGCTGGGCGGGATGACGGCCGGGCAGGTGATTGAGTACGACGCCGAGACGGCCACATATTCGCTGCCCGAACATCGCGCGGCCATGCTGACGCGGGCCGCCGGCCCGAACAACCTGGCCCGCGTGACGCAATTCATCTCACTGCTCGGAGAGGTCGAACAGAAGGTGATCGCCTGCTTCCGGGAAGGGGGCGGTGTGCACTACACCCAATACCCGCGCTTTCACACGCTGATGGCCGAGATGAGCGGCGAGGTATTCGACAGTGCGCTGGTCGACGTGATTGTGCCGCTGGTCGAGGGCCTTCCCGAACGCTTGCAGGCCGGCGCGGAGGTGGCCGATTTCGGTTGCGGTAGCGGTCACGCGGTCAACCTGTTGGCGCAGGCATTTCCGAAAAGCCGGTTCACCGGCATCGACTTCTCCGAGCCAGCCATCGCGGCAGCCTCCCAGGAGGCGAAGCGTCGCGGCCTGTCCAACGCAACCTTTCAATCTCGGGATCTGACCACCCTGGACGATGTCGGGGTCTACGACGTCATCACCGCCTTCGATACCATTCACGATCAGGCGCAGCCGGCGCGCGTGCTGGAGAACATCTACCGCGCGCTGCGGCCCGGCGGCGTGCTGCTGATGGTCGACGTCAAGGCGTCGAGCCGACTCGAAGACAACGTCGGCAACCCGATGAGCACCTACCTGTACACAATCTCGATGATGCACTGCATGACCGTGTCGCTGGCGTTGGACGGCGTCGGCTTGGGGACGGTGTGGGGCAGCCAGCTGGCCACCAAGATGCTGGCCGACGCCGGATTCGAGGACGTGACGGTGGCCGAGATCGAGTCGGACCCGCTGAACAACTACTACATCGCCAGGAAGTGA
- a CDS encoding TetR/AcrR family transcriptional regulator has protein sequence MLSMSNAPEDIGDRILQAAASCVRDYGVDRVTLAEIARRAGVSRPTVYRRWPDTRSIISALLTSHVTDVVRAVSLDGHDRQTVVRQVVAVADRLRGDELVKALMHSDLARVYITERLGASQHFLLEGLAARLQVAQGTGSVRAGDPRKLAAMVLLITQSTIQSVDIIDPILDSEALAAELTYSLNGYLA, from the coding sequence ATGCTGTCAATGAGTAATGCTCCCGAAGATATTGGGGACCGCATACTTCAGGCGGCCGCGAGCTGCGTTCGCGACTACGGTGTCGACCGCGTGACCCTCGCCGAGATCGCGCGGCGTGCGGGCGTGAGCCGCCCCACCGTGTACCGCCGCTGGCCGGATACGCGGTCGATCATTTCGGCGCTGCTGACCAGCCATGTCACCGACGTGGTGCGCGCGGTGTCCCTCGACGGCCATGACCGACAGACCGTGGTACGGCAAGTGGTCGCCGTGGCCGATCGGCTCCGGGGCGACGAATTAGTCAAGGCACTCATGCACTCGGACCTGGCCCGGGTGTACATCACCGAGCGTCTCGGCGCCAGCCAGCACTTCCTGCTCGAAGGACTTGCGGCGCGGCTGCAAGTCGCCCAAGGAACGGGCAGCGTCCGCGCCGGCGATCCCCGCAAACTTGCGGCCATGGTCTTGCTGATCACCCAGTCGACCATCCAGTCGGTGGACATCATCGATCCGATCCTCGACTCCGAGGCCCTGGCCGCAGAACTCACCTACTCACTGAACGGATACCTGGCCTAA
- a CDS encoding FAD-binding oxidoreductase, which translates to MKWNAWGDPAAAKPLSDGIRALLKQVVGLEDSGEAELGADQVKLRPCALSQSNQDALAKIVGPEYMRTADRDRLLRAGGKSTPDMLRRKDTGIQDAPDAVLLPGDDQAVAEILRYCSDQGIAIIPFGGGTNVTGGLDPNRGQFSAVISLDLRRFNELHSLDEVSGIAELGAGVTGPDAERLLGERGFSLGHFPQSFEYATIGGFAATRSSGQDSAGYGRFNDMIIGLRMVTPAGVLDLGRVAASAAGPDLRQLAIGSEGVFGVITKVRLRVHPVPETTRYEAWSFPDFSTGVAALRAIAQTGTGPTVVRLSDEAETGINLATHESIGENQVTGGCLGLTLFEGTKEHTESRHAETRALLEAHGGKSLGEGPAQSWEHGRFSAPYLRDSLLAAGALCETLETATDWSNIAALKAAVTEALTTSLAESGTPALVMCHVSHVYPTGASLYFTVVAGQRGNPIEQWMAAKKAASDAMMATGATITHHHAVGADHRPWMRDEVGDLGVQLLRAVKATLDPAGILNPGKLIP; encoded by the coding sequence ATGAAATGGAACGCGTGGGGAGATCCCGCCGCAGCCAAGCCGCTCTCCGACGGCATCCGGGCCCTCCTGAAGCAGGTTGTGGGCCTAGAGGATTCAGGCGAAGCCGAACTCGGTGCCGACCAGGTCAAGCTGCGCCCGTGCGCGTTGTCGCAAAGCAATCAGGATGCGCTGGCCAAGATTGTCGGGCCCGAATACATGCGCACCGCCGACCGCGACCGGCTGCTGCGCGCTGGCGGCAAGTCCACCCCCGACATGCTGCGACGGAAGGACACCGGCATCCAGGATGCGCCAGACGCGGTCCTGCTGCCCGGCGACGACCAGGCCGTTGCCGAGATCCTGCGGTACTGCTCGGATCAGGGCATCGCGATCATCCCGTTTGGGGGCGGCACCAACGTGACCGGTGGACTGGACCCCAACCGCGGCCAGTTCAGCGCCGTGATCTCGCTGGACCTACGCCGGTTCAACGAACTGCACTCCCTCGACGAAGTCTCGGGCATCGCCGAGCTGGGCGCCGGCGTCACCGGCCCGGACGCCGAACGGCTGCTCGGCGAGCGCGGCTTCTCTCTCGGGCACTTCCCGCAGAGCTTCGAATACGCAACCATCGGCGGCTTCGCGGCGACCCGGTCCTCAGGCCAGGATTCGGCCGGGTACGGCCGCTTCAACGACATGATCATCGGCTTGCGCATGGTCACTCCGGCAGGCGTGCTGGATCTTGGTCGGGTGGCCGCCTCCGCCGCCGGTCCGGACCTGCGTCAGCTGGCGATCGGCTCGGAAGGTGTTTTCGGTGTCATCACCAAGGTGCGGCTGCGGGTGCACCCGGTGCCCGAAACCACCCGATATGAGGCGTGGTCGTTTCCGGACTTCAGCACCGGGGTCGCGGCCCTGCGCGCGATCGCCCAGACCGGCACCGGCCCGACCGTGGTGCGACTATCCGATGAGGCCGAAACCGGGATCAACCTGGCCACCCACGAGTCGATCGGCGAAAACCAAGTAACCGGCGGATGTCTGGGACTGACCCTGTTCGAGGGCACCAAGGAACACACCGAGAGCAGGCACGCCGAGACCCGCGCGTTGCTGGAGGCCCACGGCGGCAAGTCACTGGGTGAAGGCCCGGCCCAGAGCTGGGAGCATGGCCGGTTCAGCGCTCCATACCTGCGCGATTCATTGCTGGCCGCCGGTGCGCTCTGCGAAACCCTCGAGACGGCCACCGACTGGTCCAACATTGCCGCGCTCAAAGCCGCGGTTACCGAGGCACTCACCACGTCGTTGGCGGAGTCGGGCACGCCGGCGCTGGTGATGTGCCACGTCTCGCACGTCTACCCCACCGGTGCATCGCTGTACTTCACCGTCGTCGCCGGGCAGCGGGGTAATCCGATCGAGCAATGGATGGCCGCCAAGAAGGCCGCATCGGATGCGATGATGGCCACCGGCGCAACCATCACGCACCACCACGCCGTCGGCGCCGACCACCGGCCCTGGATGCGCGACGAGGTGGGCGACCTGGGTGTGCAGCTGTTGCGCGCGGTCAAGGCCACCCTGGACCCGGCTGGGATCCTCAACCCCGGCAAGCTGATTCCGTGA
- a CDS encoding acyl-CoA carboxylase subunit beta: MTIMAPEAVGESLDPRDPLLRLSNFFDDGTVVLLHERDRSGVLAASGTVNGVRTIAFCTDGTVMGGAMGVEGCAHIVNAYDTAIDEQSPIVGIWHSGGARLAEGVRALHAVGQVFEAMIRASGYVPQVSVVVGFAAGGAAYGPALTDVVVMAPESRVFVTGPDVVRSVTGEDVDMASLGGPETHHKKSGVCHIVADDELDAYERGRRLVGLFCQQGHFDRSKAEAGDTDIHALLPESARRAYDVHPIVTAILDSDTPFDEFQANWAPSMVVGLGRLSGRTVGVLANNPLRLGGCLNSESAEKAARFVRLCDAFGIPLVVVVDVPGYLPGVDQEWGGVVRRGAKLLHAFGECTVPRVTLVTRKTYGGAYIAMNSRSLNATKVFAWPDAEVAVMGAKAAVGILHKKKLAAAAEHEREALHDELAAEHERIAGGVDSAIDIGVVDEKIDPAHTRSRLTEALAQAPARRGRHKNIPL, from the coding sequence ATGACAATCATGGCCCCCGAGGCGGTTGGCGAGTCGCTCGACCCCCGCGACCCGCTGTTGCGACTGAGCAACTTCTTCGACGACGGCACCGTGGTGCTTTTGCACGAGCGTGACCGGTCCGGAGTGCTGGCCGCATCGGGCACCGTGAACGGTGTGCGCACCATTGCTTTCTGCACCGACGGCACCGTAATGGGTGGCGCGATGGGTGTCGAAGGCTGCGCGCACATCGTCAACGCCTATGACACCGCGATCGACGAGCAGAGCCCGATTGTGGGTATCTGGCACTCGGGCGGTGCCCGTCTGGCCGAGGGCGTGCGGGCACTGCACGCGGTCGGTCAGGTATTCGAAGCGATGATCCGCGCGTCGGGCTATGTCCCGCAGGTTTCGGTGGTCGTGGGCTTCGCCGCCGGCGGCGCCGCCTACGGGCCGGCGCTGACCGACGTCGTCGTCATGGCACCGGAAAGCCGGGTGTTCGTCACCGGGCCCGACGTGGTGCGCAGTGTTACCGGCGAGGACGTCGACATGGCCTCGCTGGGCGGCCCGGAGACCCACCACAAGAAGTCCGGGGTGTGCCACATCGTCGCTGACGACGAGCTCGACGCCTACGAGCGGGGCCGCCGCCTGGTCGGCTTGTTCTGCCAGCAGGGGCATTTCGACCGCAGCAAGGCAGAGGCCGGCGACACCGACATCCACGCGCTGCTGCCCGAGTCGGCTCGGCGGGCCTACGACGTGCATCCGATCGTGACCGCGATCCTTGATTCGGACACGCCTTTCGACGAGTTCCAGGCCAACTGGGCGCCGTCGATGGTGGTCGGCCTGGGACGGCTGTCCGGCCGCACCGTCGGGGTACTGGCCAACAATCCGCTGCGACTGGGCGGCTGCCTGAACTCCGAAAGCGCCGAGAAGGCAGCACGTTTCGTGCGCCTGTGCGACGCGTTCGGCATCCCGCTGGTGGTAGTTGTGGATGTTCCGGGTTATCTGCCCGGCGTCGACCAGGAGTGGGGCGGCGTGGTGCGCCGCGGCGCCAAACTGCTGCACGCCTTCGGCGAGTGCACCGTTCCGCGTGTCACGCTGGTCACCCGGAAGACCTACGGCGGGGCCTACATCGCCATGAACTCGCGTTCGCTCAACGCGACCAAGGTGTTCGCCTGGCCGGACGCCGAGGTGGCGGTGATGGGCGCCAAGGCCGCGGTCGGCATCCTGCACAAGAAGAAGCTGGCAGCTGCGGCCGAGCACGAGCGTGAGGCTCTGCACGACGAGCTGGCCGCCGAGCACGAGCGGATCGCCGGTGGCGTGGATAGCGCCATCGACATCGGTGTGGTCGACGAGAAGATCGACCCCGCGCACACTCGCAGCAGGCTCACCGAGGCGCTGGCGCAGGCACCCGCACGCCGCGGTCGCCACAAGAACATCCCGCTCTGA
- the kasB gene encoding 3-oxoacyl-ACP synthase KasB codes for MTELVTGKAFPHVVVTGIAMTTALATDAETTWKLLLDSQSGIRTLDDPFVEEFNLPVRIGGHLLEEFDHQLTRVELRRTAYLQRMSTVIGRRVWENAGSPEVDTNRLAVSIGTGLGSAEELVFGYDEMRVRGFRAISPLAVQKYMPNGAAAAVGLERHAKAGVMTPVSACASGSEAIARAWQQVVLGEADIAICGGVETRIEAVPIAGFANMRIVMSTNNEDPAGACRPFDKDRDGFVFGEGGALMVIETEEHAKARGANILARIMGASITSDGFHMVAPDPNGERAGHAITRAVQLAGLQPSDIDHVNAHATGTQVGDVAEGRAINNALGSHKPAVYAPKSALGHSVGAVGAVESILTVLALRDQVVPPTLNLVNLDPEIDLDVVAGKPRPGNYRYAVNNSFGFGGHNVAITFGRY; via the coding sequence ATGACAGAGCTGGTTACCGGGAAAGCGTTCCCGCATGTGGTCGTCACCGGCATTGCCATGACTACTGCACTCGCAACCGACGCTGAAACCACGTGGAAGCTGTTGTTGGACAGCCAAAGCGGGATTCGCACGCTCGACGACCCGTTCGTTGAGGAGTTCAACCTGCCGGTTCGCATCGGCGGGCACCTGCTCGAAGAGTTCGACCACCAACTCACCCGGGTCGAACTGCGTCGGACGGCTTACCTGCAAAGAATGTCCACCGTCATCGGCCGTCGAGTTTGGGAGAACGCCGGATCCCCCGAGGTCGACACCAACCGTTTGGCAGTATCGATCGGCACCGGGTTGGGCTCAGCTGAGGAGCTCGTCTTCGGGTACGACGAAATGCGGGTGCGTGGGTTTCGCGCGATCTCCCCGTTGGCCGTGCAGAAATACATGCCCAACGGGGCCGCGGCGGCCGTCGGTCTCGAACGCCACGCCAAAGCGGGTGTGATGACACCGGTGTCGGCGTGTGCGTCCGGTTCCGAGGCCATCGCCCGGGCCTGGCAGCAAGTCGTGCTCGGTGAGGCCGACATCGCCATCTGTGGTGGTGTGGAAACCCGGATCGAGGCGGTGCCGATCGCCGGATTCGCCAACATGCGGATCGTGATGTCCACCAACAACGAAGACCCCGCCGGTGCCTGTCGGCCATTCGACAAGGACCGCGACGGCTTCGTGTTCGGCGAGGGCGGCGCCTTGATGGTGATCGAGACCGAGGAGCATGCGAAGGCTCGCGGCGCCAACATCCTGGCCCGCATCATGGGCGCCAGCATCACCTCGGATGGCTTCCACATGGTCGCGCCGGACCCCAACGGGGAACGCGCCGGACACGCGATCACCCGGGCCGTCCAGCTCGCGGGCCTGCAGCCCAGCGACATCGATCATGTCAATGCCCACGCGACCGGCACCCAGGTCGGTGACGTCGCCGAAGGCAGGGCCATCAACAACGCCCTCGGCTCCCACAAGCCGGCGGTGTACGCGCCCAAGTCCGCTCTGGGCCACTCGGTTGGTGCGGTCGGCGCGGTGGAATCGATCTTGACCGTCCTCGCGTTGCGGGACCAGGTCGTTCCGCCGACACTGAACCTTGTCAACCTCGATCCAGAAATCGACCTAGACGTGGTAGCGGGTAAGCCGCGGCCTGGCAACTACAGGTACGCGGTCAACAACTCGTTCGGATTCGGCGGACACAACGTGGCAATCACGTTTGGGCGTTATTAA
- a CDS encoding glycerol-3-phosphate dehydrogenase/oxidase, with the protein MPDSTALNAARRSTELTALADGEALDVLVIGGGITGVGIALDAASRGLQVALVEKHDLAFGTSRWSSKLVHGGLRYLASGNVGIARRSAIERGILMTRNAPHLVHAMPQLVPLLPSMDHVKRALVRTGFLAGDALRMLAGTPSSTLPRSRRVSAQRVVELAPTVRRDGLAGGLLAYDGQLIDDARLVTAVARTAAQYGARILTYVGASEATGTSARLTDQRSGESFDVSARAVINAAGVWGGQIDPALKLRPSRGTHLVFDANAFGNPTAALTIPIPGELNRFVFAMPEQLGRVYLGLTDEDAPGPIPDVPEPSSEEIMFLLDTVNTALGTALQTSDVIGAYAGLRPLIDTGEGRTADVSRDHAVIESPSGVISVVGGKLTEYRYMAEDVLNRAISLRQLQANQCRTRDLPLIGAPANPGPAAGPGGPPESLVARFGAEAANVVATATCERPTDPVAEGIDVTRAEFEYAVTHEGALDAEDILDRRTRIGLVPHDRQRVVGIAEEFLAGVG; encoded by the coding sequence ATGCCTGACTCGACCGCACTCAACGCCGCTCGCCGCAGCACCGAACTCACCGCACTCGCTGACGGCGAAGCGCTGGACGTCCTCGTCATCGGCGGCGGCATCACCGGTGTCGGTATCGCCTTGGATGCCGCGTCGCGGGGCCTGCAAGTGGCCTTGGTGGAAAAGCATGACCTGGCCTTCGGCACCAGCCGGTGGAGCTCGAAACTGGTGCACGGCGGGCTGCGGTATCTGGCGAGCGGGAACGTCGGCATCGCCCGCCGCAGCGCCATCGAGCGCGGAATTCTGATGACACGCAATGCCCCGCATCTTGTTCACGCGATGCCGCAACTGGTCCCGTTGCTGCCGTCGATGGATCATGTCAAGCGTGCCCTGGTGCGGACTGGGTTTCTGGCCGGTGACGCGTTGCGGATGCTTGCGGGCACGCCATCCTCGACATTGCCCCGGTCGCGGCGAGTTTCAGCGCAGCGTGTGGTGGAGCTGGCGCCGACCGTGCGGCGTGACGGGTTGGCCGGCGGCCTTCTCGCCTACGACGGGCAATTGATCGATGACGCCCGGCTGGTTACCGCGGTCGCGCGCACCGCGGCCCAGTATGGTGCGCGCATCCTGACATATGTTGGGGCGTCCGAGGCCACCGGCACGTCGGCTCGGTTGACCGACCAACGTAGCGGAGAGTCGTTCGACGTGTCTGCGCGCGCGGTGATCAACGCCGCTGGAGTGTGGGGTGGCCAGATCGACCCCGCGCTGAAGCTGCGTCCGAGCCGTGGCACCCATCTTGTGTTCGATGCGAACGCCTTCGGCAATCCGACTGCGGCGCTGACTATTCCGATTCCCGGTGAACTCAACCGGTTCGTGTTCGCCATGCCCGAGCAGTTGGGTCGCGTCTATCTCGGGCTTACCGACGAAGACGCCCCAGGTCCGATTCCCGATGTGCCAGAACCTTCTTCGGAAGAAATCATGTTCCTGCTCGATACGGTCAACACCGCGCTGGGCACCGCGTTGCAGACTTCTGACGTCATCGGAGCCTACGCCGGTCTGCGACCGCTGATCGACACCGGGGAAGGTCGCACCGCTGACGTCTCGCGCGACCACGCGGTCATCGAGTCGCCATCGGGTGTGATCAGCGTGGTCGGTGGCAAGCTGACCGAATACCGTTACATGGCAGAGGATGTGCTCAATCGCGCCATCAGCTTGCGGCAGTTGCAGGCCAACCAGTGCCGAACGCGAGACCTGCCGCTGATCGGGGCGCCGGCCAACCCCGGGCCGGCCGCCGGTCCGGGTGGCCCGCCCGAGTCTCTGGTCGCGCGCTTCGGAGCGGAGGCGGCCAACGTCGTCGCGACCGCAACATGTGAGCGGCCTACCGACCCGGTCGCCGAAGGCATCGACGTGACCAGGGCCGAGTTCGAGTACGCGGTCACCCACGAGGGCGCACTGGACGCCGAGGACATCCTCGATCGCCGGACCCGCATCGGGTTGGTGCCCCATGATCGGCAGCGCGTGGTCGGCATCGCCGAGGAGTTTCTGGCGGGGGTCGGCTGA
- a CDS encoding diacylglycerol kinase produces the protein MAGQLRQRSISKVTALTNPLSGHGAAVQAAQHAIARLHHRGVEVIEIVGENAEDARYLLAAAVEKGTDAVVVTGGDGVISNALQVLAETDVPLGIIPAGTGNDHAREFGIPTKDAEAAADIVVDGWTESIDLGRIQAGSGKDKCDKWFGTLAATGFDSLVTDRANRMTWPHGRLRYYIAMLVELSQLRPLPFRLVLDGTEEIETDLTLATFGNTRSYGGGMLMCPNADRTDGLLDITMVRSGSRSRFLRLFPTVVKGTHVELDEVTTARAKSIDVECPGINVYADGDYACPLPANISAVAGALQILRPNDR, from the coding sequence TTGGCAGGGCAACTACGTCAGCGCAGCATCAGCAAGGTGACCGCCCTGACCAATCCGCTGTCCGGACATGGTGCCGCGGTCCAGGCCGCCCAGCACGCGATCGCCCGGCTGCATCATCGTGGCGTCGAGGTCATCGAGATCGTTGGTGAAAACGCCGAGGATGCGCGCTACCTGCTGGCCGCGGCGGTCGAGAAGGGCACCGATGCGGTCGTCGTGACCGGCGGCGACGGCGTCATCTCCAACGCGTTGCAGGTGCTGGCCGAAACCGATGTCCCGCTGGGCATCATCCCGGCCGGCACCGGCAACGATCACGCGCGTGAATTCGGGATTCCCACAAAGGATGCCGAAGCCGCCGCGGACATCGTGGTGGACGGCTGGACCGAATCCATCGACCTGGGCCGGATTCAGGCCGGCAGCGGCAAAGACAAGTGCGACAAATGGTTTGGCACCCTGGCCGCAACCGGTTTCGATTCGCTGGTAACCGACCGGGCCAACCGGATGACCTGGCCGCACGGACGACTGCGGTACTACATCGCGATGCTGGTCGAACTGTCGCAGCTGCGGCCATTGCCATTCCGGCTGGTGCTCGACGGCACCGAGGAGATCGAAACCGACCTCACGCTGGCGACATTCGGCAACACCCGCAGCTACGGCGGCGGGATGCTGATGTGCCCCAACGCCGACCGTACCGACGGTCTGCTGGACATCACCATGGTGCGATCCGGCTCGCGCAGCAGATTCCTGCGGCTGTTCCCGACGGTGGTCAAGGGCACTCATGTGGAGCTCGACGAAGTGACCACCGCACGAGCCAAGTCCATCGACGTTGAATGCCCTGGCATCAACGTGTATGCCGACGGTGACTACGCGTGCCCATTGCCGGCCAATATCTCCGCGGTCGCGGGCGCACTGCAGATATTGCGGCCCAACGACCGATAA
- a CDS encoding DUF3145 domain-containing protein, protein MRASNQFADVTSGVVYVHASPAAVCPHVEWALSSTLHAKANLVWTPQPAMPGQLRAVTNWVGPVGTGGRLANALRSWSVLRFEVTEDPSPGVDGQRFCHTPQLGLWSGAMSANGDTMVGEMRLRTLMAQGADTLAAELDSVLGTAWDEALEDYRDGGDTGEVTWLSRGVG, encoded by the coding sequence ATGCGTGCATCGAATCAGTTCGCCGACGTGACGAGCGGCGTGGTGTACGTCCACGCCTCTCCAGCGGCGGTGTGCCCGCATGTCGAGTGGGCACTGTCGTCGACCCTGCATGCCAAGGCCAACCTGGTCTGGACGCCGCAGCCGGCGATGCCTGGCCAGTTGCGTGCCGTCACCAACTGGGTCGGGCCGGTGGGCACCGGCGGCCGGCTGGCCAACGCGTTGCGCTCGTGGTCGGTGCTGCGGTTTGAGGTCACCGAGGATCCCAGCCCCGGCGTGGACGGGCAGCGGTTCTGCCACACTCCGCAGCTCGGCTTGTGGAGCGGGGCGATGAGCGCCAACGGCGACACCATGGTGGGCGAGATGCGGCTTCGGACCCTGATGGCGCAGGGGGCGGACACCCTTGCTGCCGAATTGGACTCGGTACTCGGAACGGCGTGGGACGAGGCGCTGGAGGACTACCGCGACGGTGGCGACACCGGTGAGGTGACCTGGCTCAGCCGCGGCGTCGGCTAG
- a CDS encoding serine hydrolase domain-containing protein, producing MAALDALDDWPVPAAAAAVIGPTGVLATHGNVEKVFALASVTKPMAARAAQIAIEEGVVDLDTPAGPPDSTIRHLLAHTSGLSMHTNQVLARPGTRRMYSNYGFTALAEAVAQESGIEFSSYLAEAVFEPLGMSTSKLEGGAAAAGFGATSTVGDLALFAGDLLRPSTVSPPMHAEAIAVQFPGLDGVLPGFGVQRPNDWGLGFEIKSAKSPHWTGIRNSPRTYGHFGQAGGFIWVDPEADLALVVLTDRDFGDWAREPWPALSDSVLAEYA from the coding sequence ATGGCCGCTCTGGACGCTCTTGATGATTGGCCGGTACCGGCCGCCGCCGCAGCGGTGATCGGCCCTACCGGTGTATTGGCGACGCACGGCAATGTCGAGAAGGTCTTCGCGTTGGCCTCGGTGACCAAACCGATGGCGGCGCGCGCCGCGCAGATCGCGATCGAGGAAGGCGTCGTCGACCTCGACACCCCGGCGGGCCCGCCCGACTCCACCATTCGCCACCTCCTGGCGCACACCTCGGGACTGTCAATGCACACCAATCAGGTGCTCGCCCGGCCCGGGACCCGCCGCATGTATTCCAACTACGGCTTCACCGCGCTGGCCGAAGCCGTGGCGCAGGAATCCGGAATCGAGTTCAGTAGCTATCTGGCCGAGGCGGTGTTCGAGCCGCTGGGCATGTCGACGAGCAAGCTGGAAGGCGGCGCGGCCGCGGCCGGGTTCGGGGCCACCTCGACGGTTGGCGACCTGGCGCTGTTCGCGGGCGACCTGTTGCGTCCGTCGACGGTCTCCCCGCCGATGCACGCCGAGGCGATCGCCGTGCAGTTTCCCGGTCTGGACGGTGTGTTGCCCGGATTTGGTGTGCAGCGCCCCAACGACTGGGGGCTGGGATTTGAGATCAAGAGCGCCAAGTCGCCGCACTGGACCGGTATCCGCAACTCGCCGCGAACCTACGGCCATTTCGGGCAGGCGGGTGGCTTCATCTGGGTGGATCCCGAAGCCGACCTGGCGTTGGTGGTCCTTACCGACCGTGATTTCGGGGACTGGGCGCGAGAGCCCTGGCCAGCGCTTTCGGACTCCGTGCTAGCCGAATATGCCTAA